The Streptomyces sp. NBC_00102 genome segment TCGCGGGCGCCCGCTCCGGCGGCACGGCCGAGGTCTACAACGACACCGACTTCTCGCACCTGGACCCGGGTCAGATCTACGTCAGCGACGGCGGTCTGCTCTCCCGTCTCATCTACCGCGGCCTGACGCAGTACAAGGAAGCCAACGGCAAGCTGACGGTCGTCGGCGACCTCGCCACCGACTCGGGCAAGGTCTCCGACGGCGGCAAGACCTGGACCTACACGCTGAAGGACGGCGTGAAGGACCAGAACGGCCACGTCATCGACTCGGCCGACATCCGTCACACCGTCGAGCGCCTGTACTCGACCAACATCACCGACGGTCCGGTCTTCCTGCAGCAGTGGCTGTCCGGTGCCGGCAACGCGTACCGCAAGGCGTACGAGGGCCCCTACAAGGGCAAGCACCTGCCGGACTCGGTGCTGGAGACCCCCGACGCGAAGACGGTCGTCTTCCACTTCGCGGCCGCCGAGCCGGACCTGCCGCAGGCGCTCGCCATGGCCGGTTACTCCGTCGTCCCCAAGGACACGGACACCCAGGCCAAGTACGACAGCGCCCCGGTCGCCGTGGGCCCGTACAAGATCGCCGAGTTCAAGCCGGGCAAGGGCATGAAGCTCGTCCGCAACACGAACTGGGACGCGAAGACCGACTCGGTCCGCCACCAGTACGTCGACGGCTTCAACATCGAGTACAACCACGACGACACGGACCAGACCAAGACGATCCTCGCCGACCGCGGTGCGGCGAAGAACGCGGTCATGTTCACCGGTCAGGTCGCCACCGAGCAGCTCAAGGCTGTCACCAGCGACAAGGCCGCCATGGCCCGCACGATCCAGGGCTACGCCCCGTACGTGTGGCAGATGAACTTCAACCTCGACCGCATGACGGACAAGAAGCTCCGTGACGCGATCACCCTGGCCCTGCCGGCCTCCGCGATCGCCAAGGCCGACGGTGGCGCGTACGGCGGCGAGGTCGCCAACAGCCTGATGTCGCCCACCACCCCGGGCTACGACGAGACCTTCGACCCGTTCGAGCGCAAGACCAAGGCGAACGGTGACCTGGCCAAGGCCAAGGCTCTCGTCAAGGAAGCCGGCGCCGAGGGCAAGAAGATCGTCTACGCCTACGGCAACACCCCGGTCCGTCAGCAGCAGGCGGTCCTGATCGCCAACGCGCTCGGCAAGATCGGCCTGGACGTCCAGAAGAAGGAGATCGACTCCGCCACCTGGTACGAGCGGGTCGGCAAGGTCGACAACGGCTACGACATCTACATGACCGGCTGGGGCCAGGACTGGCCGTCGGCGTCCACCGTCATCCCGCCGGTGTACAACGGCACCGCCATCCAGGACGGTTCGTCGAACTACTCGCACATCAACGACCCGCACGTGAACTCCGAGATCGAGCGGATCCTGAAGATCACGGACGTCGCCGAGGCCACCAAGGCCTGGGCCGCGCTCAACGAGTACATCTCCACGGAGATCAACCCGGCTGCCCCGGTCTACTACACCAAGGTGTTCCAGATCGCCGGCTCCAACATCGGCGGCCTGCGCTACTCGACGGTTCAGAGCTACACCGACGTGACGCAGATCTTCCTCAAGAAGTAGTCGGCAACAGCAGTTTCACGGGGGTGCGCGCGCGGCGGAGCGCGCGCCCCCCTCTGCCGGATCCGCCCCACCTCCCCCCTCTCGTCCCGCCGTCCTGAGAGCAGCCTCTTGCCATGCTTCGTTTCCTCTTGCGCCGGTCGCTCGGCGCGTGCCTGATCCTGGTCCTGATCAGCGCCTTCACCTTCTTCATGTTCTTCGCCATCCCGCAGGACCCGGCGATGCTGGCCTGTGGCAAGAACTGCACCCCGGACGCGCTGGCGATCATCCACACCAACCTCGGTCTCGACAAGCCGACGATCGTCCAGTACTGGATCTTCCTGTCCGGCATCTTCACGGGCCGTGACTTCTCCGTCGGCCACTGCTCGGCGCCCTGCTTCGGGGTCTCGTTCAACAACGGCCAGATGGTGTGGGACACGATCGTCGACCGTTTCCCGCTGACCCTCTCGCTCACCATCGGCGGGCTCATCGTCTTCCTCATCGTGGGTCTCGGCACCGGCCTCATCGCCGCCCGTTACCGCGGTACCTGGCTGGACAAGGTCGTCAGCTCCTTCTCGCTGGTGCTGAGTTCCTTCCAGATCTACTTCCTCGGCCCGATCGTGCTCGGTCTCTTCGTCTACAGCACCGGCTGGCTGGACAAGCCGAAGTACAACGACTTCAGCGACGGCGTGGGGCCCTGGTTCATGGGCCTGCTGATCCCCTGGGTCGTGATGTCCGTGATCTTCACGGCCAACTACACCCGTATGGCCCGCTCCACGATGATCGAGCAGCTCCAGGAGGAGCACGTCCGGGCGGCCAAGGCCAAGGGCATGAGCGGACGTTACGTCTTCATGCGGTACGCCTGGCGCGGATCGCTCATCCCGATCGTCACCATCCTCGGCATGGACATCGCGGCGCTCCTCGGCGGTGGCATGGTCACCGAGATCACCTTCGGTCTTCCCGGGATCGGCCGGCTGGCCATCGATTCCGTGACCAACAAGGACCTGCCGATGACCATGGGCGTCATGCTCGTCAGCGCGGCCTTCATCATTGTTCTGAACCTCGTCGTGGACGCCATGTACGCCGTGATCGACCCGCGCGTGCGGCTGTCCTAGGAGTAGCAACGTGACCACACTCACCAAGACCGAGGACGCGGCGGCCCCCACCGGGTCCGACTCCTTCCTCTCGGTACGCGATCTGCACGTCAAGTTCTCCACCGAGGACGGCGTCGTCAATGCGGTGAACGGGCTCTCCTTCGACCTGGAGCGCGGCAAGACGCTCGGCATCGTCGGCGAATCCGGTTCCGGCAAGTCGGTGACCAACCTGACGGTGCTGGGTCTCCACAACCCGAAGTCGACCACCGTCGAGGGCGACATCTTCCTCGACGGCGAGAACCTGACCCACGCGTCCGAGTCCACGCTCGAATCGCTGCGCGGCAACAAGATGTCGATGATCTTCCAGGACGCGCTCACCGCGCTCTCGCCGTACTACACGGTGGGCCGGCAGATCTCGGAGCCGTTCCGCAAGCACACCGGCGCCAGCAAGAAGGAGGCCCGGGACCGGGCCATCGAGATGCTGACCAAGGTGGGCATCCCGCAGCCCACGCTGCGGGTGGACGACTACCCGCACCAGTTCTCCGGCGGTATGCGCCAGCGCGCCATGATCGCCATGTCGCTGGTCTGCAACCCCGACCTGCTGATCGCCGACGAGCCGACGACCGCCCTGGACGTCACCGTCCAGGCGCAGATCCTCGACCTGCTCAAGGACCTCCAGCAGGAGTTCGGCTCCGCGATCATCATGATCACGCACGACCTGGGCGTCGTCGCCAACATGGCCGACGACCTGCTGGTGATGTACGCCGGCCGGGCCGTAGAGCGCGGTTCGGTGCGTGAGGTGCTCAAGTCGCCCCAGCACCCGTACACCTGGGGTCTGCTCGGCTCGATGCCGCGGCTGAGCTCCAGCGTCGACGAGCCCCTCATGCCGATCCCGGGTTCGCCGCCGTCCCTGCTCAACCCGCCGTCCGGCTGTGCCTTCCACCCCCGGTGCGCGTTCACCGGAGACGTCGGCGGGGACGCGTGCGTCTCCTCGCGTCCCGGTCTGCCGGACGGACGGGGTTCCGCCTGCCACCTGACGGCGGAACAGAAGCAGCAGGTGTTCATCGAGAAGATTCAGCCCCGGCTGGGCTGACCTACCAGCGACTGGGGCATCACCATGAGCGAGAACAACACCACTGACACGGCGGCCACCGGCACCGTGCCGAAGCAGCAGGGCAAGCAGGACAAGCGGGATGCGGCCTCCCCGCTGCTGGAGGTCCGCGACCTCAAGAAGCACTTCCCCATCAAGGGCGGCTTCCCGATCAAGCGGACCGTCGGCGCCGTCAAGGCGGTCGACGGCCTGTCCTTCGACGTCATGCCGGGCGAGTCCCTCGGCCTGGTCGGCGAGTCCGGCTGCGGCAAGTCGACCACCGGGCGGCTGCTGACCCGCCTGCTGGAGCCGACCTCGGGCACGGTCACGTACAAGGGCCAGGACATCAGCCACGCCTCGCGGCGCGAGATGATGCCCATCCGGTCCGAGATCCAGATGATCTTCCAGGACCCGTACGCCTCCCTGAACCCGAGGCAGACGGTCGGCAGCATCATCGGCGGCCCGATGGAGATCAACGGCATCAACCCGCCCGGTGGCCGCGAGGCCCGGGTGCGGGAGCTGCTGGAGATCGTCGGCCTGAACCCCGAGCACTACAACCGCTTCCCGCACGAGTTCTCGGGCGGCCAGCGGCAGCGCATCGGCGTGGCCCGCGCGGTCGCGCTGGAGCCGAAGCTGATCATCGCGGACGAGCCGGTCTCGGCCCTGGACGTCTCCATCCAGGCGCAGGTCATCAACCTGCTCCAGGAAGTCCAGCGCGAGATGGGCATCGCGTTCGTCTTCATCGCGCACGACCTCGCGATCGTCCGGCACTTCTCGCAGCGCGTCGCGGTGATGTACCTGGGCAAGATCATCGAGGTGGCCGACCGCGACTCGCTGTACGAGGCGCCCCGGCACCCGTACACGCACGCGCTGCTGTCCGCCGTACCGGACGCGGACATCGACGCCGACAAGCGCGAGCGCATCCGGCTGGAGGGTGACGTCCCGTCGCCCGTCAACCCGCCCTCGGGCTGCCGCTTCCGTACCCGGTGCTGGAAGGCCCAGGACAAGTGCGCCACCGAGGAGCCGCCGCTCGTGCAGCTCTCCGGCGACAAGCCCGGCCACCTCACGGCCTGCCACTTCCCGGAGGACCCGTCGGTCCACCGCGCGAAGGACATCGTGATGGACCCGGCGCTGGCGGCGCTGGAGGGCTAGCCGCTCCGGTTCCACCGGCCACGGCGATACAGGCGCCGGTTCGCGGTCTGCGACGACGGGCCCGTACTCAGGAGATCACTCCCGAGTACGGGCCCGTCGGCGTGTCCGGGGGAGACCGGGTTCCGCCGGGCGGGTGACGGGGCTTCGGACGAGCGTGCCCGTACGGGCCCTGCGGACATGCCATACCTAGATGAATGCGGTGATATAGGGCAGAGCTACTCATGGCATCTCAGGAGGAGGCACTTCATGCGCGGAGCCACACGGGCCAGGTGGACCGCATGCGCGGTGGCGGTCGCCCTGGCGGCGACGGCCTGCGGCGGGGGCGGGGACGGTGACAGCGGCGGGAGCGGCGCCGACGGAATCGTGAGCTCCTCCTGGGGCGACCCGCAGAACCCGCTGGAGCCCGCGAACACCAACGAGGTGCAGGGCGGCAAGGTCCTCGACATGGTCTTCCGCGGTCTCAAGCGGTACGACCCGAAGACCGGCGAGGCGAAGAACATGCTGGCCGACAAGATCGAGTCCAGCGACGCGACGAACTACACCATCACGGTCAAGGACGGCTGGACGTTCTCCAACGGAGAGAAGGTCACCGCGAAGTCCTTCGTGGACGCCTGGAACTACGGCGCCGCGCTGAAGAACAACCAGAAGAACGCCTACTTCTTCCAGTACATCGACGGCTACGACAAGGCCCACCCCGAGAGCGGCTCCGCCTCCGCGACCACCCTCTCGGGCCTGAAGACCACCGGTGACCTGACCTTCACGGTGAAGCTGTCGCAGAAGTTCTCGCTGTGGCCCGACACCCTCGGCTACGCGGCCTTCTCGCCGCTGCCCCAGAGCTTCTTCGACGACCACGACGCCTGGCTCTCCAAGCCCGTCGGCAACGGCCCGTACACCATCGACAGTTACGCCAAG includes the following:
- a CDS encoding ABC transporter substrate-binding protein, which gives rise to MSMLKNRTARAALVAVAAGALTLTACGGNDDNAAKDNSKTKKDASSQSNAVVLGTAADSTGPAAEVAGARSGGTAEVYNDTDFSHLDPGQIYVSDGGLLSRLIYRGLTQYKEANGKLTVVGDLATDSGKVSDGGKTWTYTLKDGVKDQNGHVIDSADIRHTVERLYSTNITDGPVFLQQWLSGAGNAYRKAYEGPYKGKHLPDSVLETPDAKTVVFHFAAAEPDLPQALAMAGYSVVPKDTDTQAKYDSAPVAVGPYKIAEFKPGKGMKLVRNTNWDAKTDSVRHQYVDGFNIEYNHDDTDQTKTILADRGAAKNAVMFTGQVATEQLKAVTSDKAAMARTIQGYAPYVWQMNFNLDRMTDKKLRDAITLALPASAIAKADGGAYGGEVANSLMSPTTPGYDETFDPFERKTKANGDLAKAKALVKEAGAEGKKIVYAYGNTPVRQQQAVLIANALGKIGLDVQKKEIDSATWYERVGKVDNGYDIYMTGWGQDWPSASTVIPPVYNGTAIQDGSSNYSHINDPHVNSEIERILKITDVAEATKAWAALNEYISTEINPAAPVYYTKVFQIAGSNIGGLRYSTVQSYTDVTQIFLKK
- a CDS encoding ABC transporter permease encodes the protein MLRFLLRRSLGACLILVLISAFTFFMFFAIPQDPAMLACGKNCTPDALAIIHTNLGLDKPTIVQYWIFLSGIFTGRDFSVGHCSAPCFGVSFNNGQMVWDTIVDRFPLTLSLTIGGLIVFLIVGLGTGLIAARYRGTWLDKVVSSFSLVLSSFQIYFLGPIVLGLFVYSTGWLDKPKYNDFSDGVGPWFMGLLIPWVVMSVIFTANYTRMARSTMIEQLQEEHVRAAKAKGMSGRYVFMRYAWRGSLIPIVTILGMDIAALLGGGMVTEITFGLPGIGRLAIDSVTNKDLPMTMGVMLVSAAFIIVLNLVVDAMYAVIDPRVRLS
- a CDS encoding ABC transporter ATP-binding protein; its protein translation is MTTLTKTEDAAAPTGSDSFLSVRDLHVKFSTEDGVVNAVNGLSFDLERGKTLGIVGESGSGKSVTNLTVLGLHNPKSTTVEGDIFLDGENLTHASESTLESLRGNKMSMIFQDALTALSPYYTVGRQISEPFRKHTGASKKEARDRAIEMLTKVGIPQPTLRVDDYPHQFSGGMRQRAMIAMSLVCNPDLLIADEPTTALDVTVQAQILDLLKDLQQEFGSAIIMITHDLGVVANMADDLLVMYAGRAVERGSVREVLKSPQHPYTWGLLGSMPRLSSSVDEPLMPIPGSPPSLLNPPSGCAFHPRCAFTGDVGGDACVSSRPGLPDGRGSACHLTAEQKQQVFIEKIQPRLG
- a CDS encoding ABC transporter ATP-binding protein — translated: MSENNTTDTAATGTVPKQQGKQDKRDAASPLLEVRDLKKHFPIKGGFPIKRTVGAVKAVDGLSFDVMPGESLGLVGESGCGKSTTGRLLTRLLEPTSGTVTYKGQDISHASRREMMPIRSEIQMIFQDPYASLNPRQTVGSIIGGPMEINGINPPGGREARVRELLEIVGLNPEHYNRFPHEFSGGQRQRIGVARAVALEPKLIIADEPVSALDVSIQAQVINLLQEVQREMGIAFVFIAHDLAIVRHFSQRVAVMYLGKIIEVADRDSLYEAPRHPYTHALLSAVPDADIDADKRERIRLEGDVPSPVNPPSGCRFRTRCWKAQDKCATEEPPLVQLSGDKPGHLTACHFPEDPSVHRAKDIVMDPALAALEG